The proteins below are encoded in one region of uncultured Methanobrevibacter sp.:
- a CDS encoding NUDIX domain-containing protein encodes MMTMWGLAVRGICEFEGKVLLLKIRSKSAHDAGKWEIPGGKVKKCEYFDDALRREYLEETGLEVDIESLYNVVRNDYTACKTSEEIKSIQLIMKVTCKSSDVKISREHDEYGWFSWDEVYKMIADGLLTPPAVNAFMKR; translated from the coding sequence ATGATGACTATGTGGGGACTTGCCGTTAGAGGAATATGCGAATTTGAAGGTAAGGTTTTGCTTTTAAAAATAAGATCCAAATCAGCTCATGATGCAGGTAAATGGGAAATTCCCGGGGGCAAGGTTAAAAAATGCGAATATTTTGATGACGCTCTTCGAAGGGAATACCTTGAGGAAACAGGCCTTGAAGTGGATATTGAATCACTGTATAATGTAGTTAGAAATGATTATACAGCATGCAAAACCTCTGAAGAGATAAAATCAATTCAGCTGATTATGAAGGTTACATGCAAAAGCAGTGATGTTAAAATCAGCAGAGAACATGATGAATATGGATGGTTCAGCTGGGATGAAGTTTATAAAATGATTGCTGACGGGCTTTTGACACCGCCAGCAGTCAATGCTTTCATGAAGAGATAG
- a CDS encoding GGGtGRT protein, with translation MSLFESYERRIDQITPVLEKYGIKDLQEAKQICLDKGFDPYEIVKGVQPICFENACWAYTLGAAIAIKQGCIKASEAAKAIGEGLQAFCIPGSVADDRQVGLGHGNLASMLLSDESECFAFLAGHESFAAAEGAIGIANSANEVREKPLRVILNGLGKDAALIISRINGFTHVETEFDYFTGEVKVVKEKAYSDGERAKVRCYGADDVREGVAIMHLEGVDVSITGNSTNPTRFQHPVAGTYKKECILQGKKYFSVASGGGTGRTLHPDNMAAGPASYGMTDTLGRMHSDAQFAGSSSVPAHVEMMGLIGMGNNPMVGASVAVAVAVEKAMK, from the coding sequence ATGAGCTTATTTGAAAGTTATGAAAGAAGAATTGACCAGATCACTCCGGTTTTAGAAAAATATGGCATAAAAGACCTCCAGGAAGCTAAACAGATTTGTCTTGACAAAGGATTCGACCCTTATGAAATTGTCAAAGGCGTTCAGCCAATCTGTTTTGAAAATGCCTGCTGGGCATACACTCTTGGAGCTGCAATAGCTATAAAACAGGGATGCATCAAAGCATCTGAAGCTGCAAAGGCAATAGGTGAAGGTCTTCAGGCATTCTGTATTCCTGGAAGTGTAGCTGATGACAGGCAAGTAGGATTAGGACACGGAAACCTTGCATCAATGCTTTTAAGTGATGAAAGTGAATGTTTCGCATTCCTTGCAGGTCACGAAAGTTTTGCAGCTGCTGAAGGAGCTATCGGTATTGCAAACTCTGCAAATGAGGTAAGAGAAAAACCTTTAAGAGTAATATTGAACGGTCTTGGAAAAGATGCAGCATTAATCATATCCAGAATCAACGGATTCACTCATGTTGAAACTGAATTTGACTACTTTACCGGCGAAGTTAAAGTAGTTAAGGAAAAAGCTTATTCTGATGGTGAAAGGGCAAAAGTAAGATGTTATGGTGCTGATGATGTACGTGAAGGAGTAGCTATCATGCATCTTGAAGGAGTTGACGTATCAATTACAGGTAACTCAACAAACCCTACACGTTTCCAGCATCCAGTTGCCGGAACATACAAAAAAGAATGTATCTTGCAGGGCAAAAAATACTTCTCAGTCGCATCAGGAGGAGGAACAGGAAGAACACTCCACCCTGACAACATGGCTGCAGGACCGGCATCATACGGTATGACAGATACTTTAGGAAGAATGCACTCAGATGCACAGTTTGCTGGATCATCTTCCGTCCCTGCTCACGTGGAAATGATGGGATTGATTGGAATGGGTAACAATCCTATGGTCGGAGCTTCTGTAGCTGTTGCAGTTGCTGTTGAGAAAGCTATGAAATAA
- a CDS encoding iron-sulfur cluster assembly scaffold protein: protein MIYSTEIENMCLVRKGANHDPAPIPEEGKWVKAKEVSDISGFTHGIGWCAPQQGCCKLTLNVKEGIIEEALVETLGCSGMTHSAAMAGEILVGKTILEALNTDLVCDAINTAMRELFLQIVYGRTQSAFSEGGLQIGAGLEDLGKGHRSQVGTIYSTKEKGPRYLELTEGYITEIGLDSDDEIIGYKYINLGVMLDQIKEGVDPMEAIDNATGQYGRFDDAAKKIDPRSE, encoded by the coding sequence ATGATATATTCAACAGAAATTGAAAATATGTGTCTTGTTAGAAAAGGTGCAAATCATGACCCTGCTCCAATTCCTGAAGAAGGAAAATGGGTTAAAGCAAAAGAAGTATCTGATATTTCAGGTTTCACTCACGGTATCGGCTGGTGCGCACCGCAGCAAGGATGTTGTAAATTAACTTTAAATGTTAAAGAGGGTATAATAGAAGAAGCATTGGTAGAAACATTAGGTTGTTCAGGAATGACTCACTCAGCAGCAATGGCTGGTGAAATTCTTGTTGGAAAAACAATTCTTGAAGCATTGAACACCGATTTGGTCTGTGATGCAATCAACACTGCAATGCGTGAACTGTTCCTCCAGATTGTATACGGAAGAACTCAGTCAGCATTCTCTGAAGGAGGTCTTCAAATCGGTGCTGGACTTGAAGACTTGGGAAAAGGTCACAGAAGCCAGGTAGGAACAATATATTCAACCAAAGAAAAAGGTCCAAGGTATCTTGAACTTACAGAAGGATACATTACAGAAATAGGCCTTGACAGCGATGATGAAATTATAGGTTACAAATACATTAACTTAGGCGTAATGCTTGATCAAATCAAAGAAGGTGTTGACCCTATGGAAGCTATTGACAATGCAACAGGCCAGTACGGAAGATTTGATGATGCAGCTAAAAAAATAGATCCGAGGAGTGAATAA
- a CDS encoding putative quinol monooxygenase, whose translation MDFILVLANIEPKEGCQDSIIEVADELIFETLQEEGNIDYKLLKSINDDCLTFVEKWESLDVLKRHMASPHFLNFGEESEEFIKNMTIQVIGADELSL comes from the coding sequence ATGGATTTCATATTAGTTTTAGCAAATATTGAACCAAAAGAAGGTTGTCAAGATAGTATTATAGAAGTTGCCGATGAATTGATATTTGAAACCTTACAGGAAGAAGGTAATATTGATTATAAACTTTTAAAATCTATAAATGATGATTGTTTGACATTTGTTGAAAAATGGGAATCATTAGATGTTCTTAAAAGACATATGGCATCCCCTCACTTTTTAAACTTCGGCGAAGAAAGTGAAGAATTTATCAAAAATATGACTATTCAAGTTATAGGTGCTGATGAACTCAGCCTATAA
- a CDS encoding ferredoxin family protein produces MKTNQKRVTDMGLGSFFKRNKKDKTEEVVEDCHIDINTDECDGCEKCSIACPNNVLMIVDEVSTVRDAQVCRSCKVCMAICPNDCITVN; encoded by the coding sequence ATGAAAACAAATCAAAAGAGAGTGACTGATATGGGTTTAGGTTCATTTTTTAAAAGAAACAAGAAAGATAAAACTGAAGAAGTAGTTGAGGATTGCCACATTGACATTAACACTGATGAATGTGATGGTTGTGAGAAATGCTCCATTGCATGTCCTAACAATGTTTTGATGATTGTCGATGAGGTTTCAACAGTCCGTGACGCACAGGTATGCAGGAGCTGCAAGGTATGCATGGCAATTTGTCCTAATGACTGCATTACCGTAAATTAA
- a CDS encoding LytS/YhcK type 5TM receptor domain-containing protein, which yields MKTINKLDNKIKLTYLLLLIVNVALWVIIILESSKNVFQFSISDLENYATIASVLIIFGFISSRLPRLRSLGDSALYEIGYLLIMGMLGLSVSYFNSIANDFLSLEPFVDMFMILAIVLIILILAIRLKFMKSLIVRDYTRRDKIFCMIFFLMLGFLATFMSLDYGSYSSNVRTMTVMMAGMFGGPIVGIPTAFLCGALRLCLGGLTVVPCAISTVICGFLSSAVYIWNGKRFLRTHQSAILMFLFIGFEMLMIIVCCGVESIPIILNIYAPMAFAAVVGIILFKLVISETRDEESDDDKDPETELEELKTSLKKYEERIEKLEEKLNENKSKESD from the coding sequence ATGAAGACTATTAACAAGCTGGACAATAAAATTAAGTTAACCTATCTGCTGCTGCTGATAGTGAATGTGGCATTATGGGTAATTATAATTTTAGAATCTTCAAAAAATGTTTTTCAATTTTCTATTTCTGATTTGGAAAATTACGCTACAATAGCTTCAGTTCTAATCATATTCGGTTTTATATCTTCAAGACTGCCAAGATTAAGGTCATTGGGTGACAGTGCATTATATGAAATAGGATATCTTCTCATAATGGGTATGTTGGGTCTGTCAGTATCATATTTTAATTCAATAGCTAATGATTTTCTCTCTTTGGAACCTTTCGTTGATATGTTCATGATTTTGGCAATTGTTCTGATTATCTTGATTTTAGCAATCAGGCTGAAATTTATGAAATCTCTTATTGTCCGTGACTACACTCGCAGGGATAAAATTTTCTGTATGATATTTTTCTTGATGTTGGGCTTTCTTGCAACATTCATGTCTCTGGATTATGGAAGTTATTCATCTAATGTGAGGACTATGACTGTAATGATGGCAGGAATGTTCGGAGGACCTATTGTAGGAATTCCAACGGCTTTTCTCTGTGGTGCTTTAAGATTATGTCTGGGAGGCCTTACTGTTGTTCCATGTGCTATTTCAACAGTCATCTGCGGATTTCTCTCAAGTGCTGTATATATCTGGAATGGAAAAAGATTTTTAAGAACTCACCAATCAGCAATTCTAATGTTTTTATTTATTGGTTTTGAAATGCTGATGATTATCGTCTGCTGCGGAGTAGAAAGTATTCCTATAATCCTTAATATCTATGCACCTATGGCATTTGCAGCTGTTGTCGGAATAATTCTCTTTAAGCTGGTTATATCTGAAACAAGAGATGAGGAATCTGACGATGATAAAGATCCTGAAACTGAACTTGAAGAGTTAAAAACTTCCTTAAAAAAATATGAAGAACGGATTGAGAAACTGGAAGAGAAACTGAATGAAAACAAATCAAAAGAGAGTGACTGA
- a CDS encoding lectin like domain-containing protein, whose amino-acid sequence MKSKKIMLLICMVICLMFTVSGVFANDITDETDVQVLQVTGNDVNDTNLQASSSLSTSAVYFDASASSDGDGSQSNPYKVYKADRINYGDTVYFADGVYTISEANSIYSSSKYPTTFIGSENTILQSGLSHKFDFTVTDNSYFVLKNLTMIGVHINNQANLIAENVVFQDSVGFNPDNMPSLSYSYVSKYYDSSYGGVIICDTPSNKKTTLNLTNCDFKNNIALSGGVIAAYNTIANIQNCKFYNSTASNFGGAIYSIKSNFKIIKSSFELTNSKYGGVIYSNSTDLYLKDSQFTKSQSNSFGGVIAAFSGRLDINNVIFTNYKSLGDAGGAIYSTGITLNIADSTFTDGYSDFGGAICNLKSNSTVTNTKFINNHAEYYGGSIYNMYGNIVLSKNIFNKTQAETGGSIFNRFSDSFELSNNQFVDSKADEGVIVFIDGDNVKVTENGNTYDNTYVLLVYGNVYNIDYYESVPVIKFSPESIEVIPTFYDSRKYGYITPVKDQIQGGNCWAFSGIATLEACIKKATGIAYDFSEENVKNLMSEYSLFDLDAGVNNGGNLYMFIAYLASWFGPIYDEYDVYDDHSAISKIFDSLIHVQNVCILPERKNFYDNDEIKKAVLKYGAVSIGIDLSANQGHAVTIVGWDDEFTSSDFLGNKALGAWIIKNSWGSDWGYNGYGYLSYQQPISYGYTFIFDDEREYSNVYQYDFAGKSDFHSLSGGVVYIKNKFTAKNDEILSAFSTYFDEPTNFTAYVYLNGELVTSQNGSSDYKGYYTIPFDKEVNLKKGDTFEIAIKIFNEGQVYFPLCTAKGIDNIISCEDISFFSTDGSTWNDLYKNAQGVACIKAFARSKSLNEISIDVDQLGGGSNPFSSINVNDLVNIQLNLPQNYVVDGVNHPIDGLVEFTINGQSYFAKVENGNAVLNISFDKEGTYDISAQFKSSRVTSNVIKFQANVVKTPQADLVIQANDVSKFYGASGNYAVTLTNDGKALSGANVRILVNGKEYTVAKSDANGQIVRDLNLTVGTYQISAVYGGKVATSKFTVLSTIVTNDLTQEYGDSQISASFLNTDGNALTNAKVTFDIDLYGVNAQFNTKADAITDAAGGASSKVSLPVSKYLVSVSNPVTGEKKQFLLDIMPVDTSCILSITQSGSSVTFNAFIDTNATLTVMTRFEKNNPHVNFVIGDKVYKANANYTRINDENRIVAYASYTLANAFANGDYTVSAIFSGDGNFKVSSDTREFSVTENPYTLSSSDFLGYYGSAGTIATILKKETENGKVKWVGVKGEVVYATIGNIKYNATTDENGQAIFRPDLEVGEYVVLFEYKGQSLMKYLFVESTIDMDDLSGQYLDSKVEATFNYYVGTDLKPLENKDVKFIVNGKEYGAVTDEYGYASADVDLPVGTHTVTAVNLYNGEKKQSKITIFKTTPTLSISKSKRGDSVFITASFTQTSAVGNVIFTMGSNKYVTIIEGGQAILALIVLDEGSYDVYANYIGDPNFNNIMSETMNFTYEHTNYTITAPIVTKYYGGSEKFAVTLTNFNNPVSGETVTVTIADKVYNITTDSRGVATLNEKLNPGTYSVYCSFDDKTVFSEITVKSTITVTSSTEDVSYSKLSAEFRDTNGNLIKNTQVTFKVGNQEYKQTTSSEGIATFEPTLDKGEYTVSAVNPVTGEIKDSKLVITKSTPTFDVSVVKKDGVNVLKVVLPKAATGVVEFVFDNGELYEIPLEGGECILDGIDPGEYQVKVTYNGNDAYNPVSKSTPFTVYRIASVLTASGVTTTYGTSKKIVMTLKDTRGNILAGSIITVKLNNKVYPAVISSEGDAEITVPASLGAKTYYAEITYAGEDNIDGITKTVKVVVKKATPKLTAAKKTFKVKDKTKKYVVTLKTNKNKVYKKQKITIKVNGKTYKATTNTKGQATFKLTKLTKKGAFTAVVTYSGNSNFNKVTKKVKITVK is encoded by the coding sequence ATGAAAAGTAAAAAGATAATGTTATTAATTTGCATGGTAATATGTCTGATGTTTACAGTCTCAGGCGTTTTTGCAAATGACATAACAGATGAAACAGATGTACAGGTGCTTCAAGTAACCGGAAATGATGTAAATGATACGAATCTGCAGGCAAGCAGTTCATTGTCCACTTCTGCGGTTTACTTTGATGCATCTGCTAGTAGTGATGGAGATGGTTCCCAATCAAATCCATATAAAGTTTATAAAGCTGACAGGATAAATTACGGTGATACAGTTTATTTCGCTGATGGTGTGTATACTATTTCTGAGGCAAACTCAATTTATTCTTCTTCAAAATATCCGACAACATTTATAGGTTCCGAAAATACTATTTTGCAGTCTGGCTTATCACACAAGTTTGATTTTACTGTTACTGATAATTCTTATTTTGTTTTGAAAAACTTAACAATGATAGGTGTTCACATTAACAATCAGGCTAATCTGATAGCTGAGAATGTTGTATTCCAGGACAGTGTAGGTTTTAATCCTGATAATATGCCAAGTTTGTCTTATTCATATGTGTCCAAATACTATGATTCTTCATATGGTGGAGTAATTATCTGTGACACTCCTTCAAATAAAAAGACTACTTTAAATTTAACAAATTGTGATTTTAAAAACAATATTGCATTGTCAGGTGGAGTTATAGCTGCATATAATACTATTGCAAACATTCAAAACTGTAAATTTTACAATTCCACTGCAAGCAACTTTGGAGGTGCAATTTACAGTATTAAATCCAATTTCAAAATTATTAAGTCCTCATTTGAACTTACTAATTCCAAATATGGTGGTGTAATATATTCCAATTCAACTGACCTGTATTTGAAAGATTCTCAGTTTACTAAATCTCAATCTAATAGTTTCGGTGGTGTAATTGCTGCATTTTCAGGCAGATTAGACATCAACAATGTCATATTTACTAATTATAAGTCATTAGGTGATGCAGGTGGTGCAATATATTCCACTGGAATAACATTAAATATTGCTGATTCCACATTCACAGACGGTTATTCCGATTTTGGAGGAGCAATCTGTAACTTAAAATCTAATTCAACAGTTACCAATACCAAATTCATAAATAACCATGCTGAATATTACGGCGGTTCTATCTACAATATGTACGGAAACATTGTCCTTTCAAAAAATATCTTCAACAAAACCCAGGCTGAAACCGGAGGAAGCATATTTAACAGATTTTCAGATTCATTCGAATTATCAAACAACCAGTTTGTCGATTCAAAAGCTGATGAAGGAGTAATCGTATTTATTGACGGAGATAATGTTAAGGTCACAGAAAATGGAAACACTTATGATAACACTTATGTTCTTTTAGTATATGGAAATGTTTATAATATTGATTATTATGAATCAGTTCCTGTAATTAAATTCTCACCGGAATCAATTGAAGTTATACCAACATTTTACGATTCAAGAAAATACGGATATATTACTCCGGTCAAAGACCAGATTCAGGGAGGAAACTGTTGGGCATTTTCAGGTATTGCCACATTGGAAGCATGCATTAAAAAAGCAACCGGAATTGCTTATGATTTTTCTGAAGAAAACGTTAAAAACCTGATGTCAGAATATTCCCTGTTTGATTTGGATGCTGGAGTAAACAACGGTGGAAACCTCTATATGTTTATAGCTTATCTTGCAAGCTGGTTCGGTCCGATATATGACGAATATGATGTTTATGATGATCACTCAGCAATATCTAAAATATTTGATTCTTTAATCCATGTTCAGAATGTCTGCATTTTGCCTGAGCGGAAAAATTTCTATGACAATGACGAAATCAAAAAGGCAGTATTGAAATATGGTGCTGTTTCAATCGGTATTGATTTATCTGCAAATCAGGGTCACGCAGTTACCATTGTCGGATGGGATGATGAATTCACCAGTAGTGACTTTTTAGGAAATAAGGCACTTGGTGCATGGATAATTAAAAACAGCTGGGGTTCCGATTGGGGATATAACGGTTACGGATACCTTTCCTACCAGCAGCCTATCAGCTACGGTTATACATTCATCTTTGATGATGAGCGAGAGTACAGCAATGTATACCAGTATGATTTTGCAGGAAAAAGCGATTTTCATAGCTTGTCTGGTGGCGTAGTTTATATAAAAAATAAGTTCACTGCTAAAAATGATGAAATATTGTCTGCATTTTCAACATACTTTGATGAACCTACTAATTTCACAGCTTATGTCTACCTGAACGGAGAACTTGTAACTTCACAGAACGGCTCCTCTGATTATAAAGGATATTATACAATTCCGTTTGATAAAGAAGTTAATTTGAAAAAAGGAGACACATTCGAAATTGCAATCAAGATTTTCAATGAAGGACAGGTTTACTTCCCACTTTGTACAGCAAAAGGTATTGATAATATAATTTCCTGTGAAGACATTTCATTTTTCAGTACCGATGGTTCTACTTGGAATGATTTATATAAAAATGCTCAGGGTGTAGCTTGTATAAAAGCATTCGCCCGTTCAAAAAGTTTAAATGAAATATCCATCGATGTAGACCAGTTAGGTGGAGGCTCCAATCCTTTCAGCAGCATTAACGTTAATGATTTAGTCAATATTCAATTAAATCTTCCTCAAAATTATGTTGTTGATGGAGTAAACCATCCAATTGACGGTCTTGTAGAATTCACAATCAACGGTCAAAGTTACTTTGCCAAAGTTGAAAACGGAAATGCTGTTTTAAACATCTCCTTTGATAAAGAAGGAACATATGATATTTCAGCTCAATTCAAATCCAGTAGAGTGACTTCCAATGTCATAAAATTCCAGGCTAATGTAGTCAAAACTCCTCAGGCAGATTTAGTTATTCAGGCAAATGATGTATCTAAATTCTATGGAGCATCTGGAAATTATGCAGTTACATTAACTAACGACGGTAAAGCTTTAAGCGGTGCAAATGTTAGAATTTTAGTAAATGGAAAAGAATACACTGTAGCAAAAAGTGATGCTAACGGTCAGATTGTCCGTGATTTGAACTTGACTGTTGGAACATATCAGATTTCTGCTGTATATGGTGGAAAAGTTGCAACATCCAAATTCACAGTTTTATCAACAATTGTTACCAATGATCTCACTCAGGAATATGGTGATTCTCAAATTTCAGCATCCTTTTTAAATACTGACGGTAATGCTCTTACAAATGCAAAAGTTACATTCGATATTGATCTTTATGGAGTAAATGCTCAGTTTAACACTAAAGCTGATGCAATCACTGATGCTGCAGGTGGAGCTTCCTCTAAAGTTAGCTTACCAGTGTCCAAATATTTAGTATCAGTTTCAAACCCTGTCACCGGTGAGAAAAAACAGTTCCTATTGGATATAATGCCTGTAGATACATCATGTATACTTTCAATTACTCAGTCAGGTTCTTCAGTCACATTTAACGCATTTATTGATACTAATGCAACTCTTACTGTAATGACACGTTTCGAAAAAAATAATCCTCATGTCAATTTCGTTATTGGGGATAAAGTGTATAAAGCTAATGCCAATTATACACGTATAAATGATGAAAATAGGATTGTTGCTTATGCTAGTTATACACTAGCCAATGCCTTTGCAAACGGAGATTATACAGTATCTGCAATTTTTTCAGGTGACGGCAACTTTAAAGTTTCTTCAGACACAAGAGAATTTTCAGTCACCGAAAATCCATATACATTATCTTCAAGTGATTTTTTAGGTTATTACGGCAGTGCAGGAACTATAGCTACTATACTTAAAAAAGAAACTGAAAATGGCAAAGTAAAATGGGTTGGTGTCAAAGGCGAAGTCGTTTATGCAACAATAGGAAATATAAAATATAATGCTACAACTGATGAAAATGGACAAGCTATTTTCAGACCTGATTTGGAAGTGGGTGAATATGTGGTATTATTTGAATACAAAGGTCAGTCATTAATGAAATATCTTTTCGTTGAATCCACAATTGATATGGATGATTTAAGCGGTCAGTATTTAGATTCCAAAGTAGAGGCAACTTTCAACTATTATGTCGGAACTGATTTAAAACCTCTGGAAAATAAAGATGTTAAATTCATTGTTAACGGAAAAGAATATGGAGCAGTCACTGATGAATACGGATATGCAAGTGCAGATGTTGACCTGCCTGTCGGAACTCACACTGTTACAGCTGTAAACCTGTACAACGGTGAGAAAAAACAGTCAAAGATAACAATCTTTAAAACAACTCCTACACTTTCAATTTCTAAATCCAAACGTGGAGATTCTGTATTTATAACTGCTAGTTTCACACAGACTTCTGCAGTCGGTAATGTTATATTTACTATGGGGTCAAATAAGTATGTCACTATTATTGAAGGAGGTCAAGCAATACTTGCATTAATCGTTCTTGATGAAGGTTCATATGATGTATATGCGAATTATATCGGAGATCCTAACTTCAACAATATTATGTCAGAGACTATGAATTTTACTTATGAGCATACAAACTACACAATAACTGCCCCAATAGTAACAAAATATTATGGTGGTTCTGAAAAATTCGCAGTTACTTTAACTAACTTCAATAACCCTGTCAGCGGTGAAACTGTAACCGTGACTATCGCTGATAAAGTATATAATATTACAACTGACAGTAGGGGTGTTGCTACACTTAATGAAAAATTAAACCCTGGAACTTACAGTGTATACTGCAGTTTCGACGATAAGACTGTTTTTTCTGAAATTACTGTAAAATCGACAATTACTGTCACAAGTAGTACTGAAGATGTTTCATACTCAAAATTGAGTGCGGAATTCAGGGACACTAACGGTAATCTAATCAAAAATACTCAGGTTACATTTAAAGTAGGTAATCAGGAATACAAACAAACAACCAGCAGCGAAGGTATTGCAACTTTCGAACCTACTTTGGATAAAGGCGAATATACTGTATCTGCTGTAAATCCTGTTACCGGAGAAATCAAAGATTCCAAACTGGTTATTACAAAATCAACTCCAACATTTGATGTATCTGTAGTTAAAAAGGATGGAGTAAATGTTTTAAAAGTTGTTTTACCGAAAGCAGCTACAGGTGTTGTTGAATTTGTATTTGATAATGGAGAACTTTATGAAATTCCACTCGAAGGCGGAGAATGTATACTTGACGGTATTGACCCTGGTGAATATCAGGTTAAAGTTACCTATAATGGAAATGATGCATACAATCCAGTTTCAAAATCCACTCCATTTACAGTTTACAGAATTGCATCTGTTTTAACAGCTTCAGGTGTTACAACCACTTACGGAACCAGCAAAAAGATTGTCATGACACTGAAAGATACCAGAGGCAATATTCTGGCCGGAAGTATTATAACTGTCAAATTGAACAATAAAGTTTATCCTGCTGTAATTTCAAGTGAAGGAGATGCTGAAATCACAGTTCCTGCATCATTAGGTGCAAAAACCTATTATGCAGAAATAACCTATGCCGGCGAAGACAATATTGACGGAATTACAAAGACAGTTAAAGTTGTAGTTAAAAAGGCAACTCCGAAATTAACTGCAGCTAAAAAGACCTTTAAAGTTAAAGATAAGACCAAAAAATACGTGGTTACCTTAAAAACAAATAAAAACAAAGTTTATAAAAAACAGAAAATCACCATAAAAGTCAACGGTAAAACATATAAGGCTACTACAAACACAAAAGGACAGGCAACATTTAAACTTACCAAATTAACTAAAAAAGGAGCTTTCACAGCTGTTGTTACATATTCCGGAAACTCCAATTTCAATAAAGTAACTAAAAAGGTTAAAATTACTGTTAAATAA
- a CDS encoding alpha/beta hydrolase has protein sequence MKCEKLELCEEWDKVFPKSDKVHHEKVTFVNRYGITLAADLYKPLNADGKLPAVACCGPFGAVKEQVSGLYAQTLAEYGFLTIAFDPSFTGESGGHPRFMASPDINTEDFQAAVDFLATHDDVDSERIGICGVCGWGGMALNAASIDTRIKATVTSTMYNMTRINAKGYYDADDNADARYEMKVALNNQRTEDYKNGEYARAGGVIKELTDDLPQFVVDYHNFYIKELGYHPRSPGSNDGWNVTGCMSFISQPIIAYSDEIRTPILMIHGEKAHSRYFSEDEFAKLTGDNKELMIIPDAVHTDLYYKTDVIPFDKIAEFYSKNL, from the coding sequence ATGAAATGTGAAAAACTAGAATTATGCGAAGAATGGGATAAGGTATTTCCAAAATCCGATAAAGTACATCATGAAAAGGTAACCTTTGTTAACAGATATGGAATTACATTAGCTGCAGACTTGTACAAACCTTTAAATGCAGATGGTAAACTGCCAGCTGTTGCATGCTGCGGACCATTCGGTGCTGTTAAAGAACAGGTTTCAGGTTTATATGCACAGACTTTAGCTGAATATGGATTTTTAACAATAGCTTTTGACCCTTCATTTACCGGTGAAAGCGGTGGCCATCCTCGTTTTATGGCATCTCCCGACATCAACACTGAAGACTTTCAGGCTGCAGTTGACTTTTTGGCAACTCATGATGATGTAGACTCTGAAAGAATCGGAATCTGCGGTGTCTGCGGATGGGGAGGAATGGCCTTAAATGCAGCATCCATCGATACACGTATCAAGGCAACTGTAACATCAACAATGTATAACATGACACGTATCAACGCAAAAGGATACTATGATGCAGATGACAATGCAGATGCAAGATATGAAATGAAAGTGGCTTTAAACAATCAGAGGACTGAAGACTATAAAAACGGCGAATATGCAAGGGCAGGTGGAGTAATTAAAGAGCTCACTGACGATTTGCCTCAATTTGTAGTTGACTATCACAACTTCTACATCAAGGAGTTAGGATATCATCCAAGATCCCCTGGTTCAAATGACGGATGGAATGTAACAGGATGCATGTCATTCATCTCACAGCCTATAATTGCATACTCAGATGAGATTAGAACTCCGATTTTGATGATTCACGGTGAAAAGGCTCACTCAAGATATTTCTCAGAAGATGAATTTGCAAAACTGACAGGGGACAACAAGGAACTGATGATTATTCCTGATGCAGTCCACACCGATTTGTACTATAAAACTGATGTAATACCTTTTGATAAGATTGCAGAGTTTTACAGCAAAAATTTATAA